A genome region from Jeongeupia sp. HS-3 includes the following:
- the putA gene encoding trifunctional transcriptional regulator/proline dehydrogenase/L-glutamate gamma-semialdehyde dehydrogenase — protein MANTTLGIKVDDALRARIRDAAQTLERTPHWLIKQAIYAYLERVEQGTRPAEFTGNTAEIDEAQPAADAAPVPFLEFAQSIAPQSVLRAAITAAWRRPETECVPLLIEQARLPNARMGEQVQALAHNLVAKLRSKRKRGGVEGLIHEFSLSSQEGVALMCLAEALLRIPDKATRDALIRDKISKGDWHSHLGNSPSLFVNAATWGLMLTGKLTATNSEAGLSNALTRLIGQGGEPLIRKGVDMAMRLMGEQFVTGETIADALANSRKFEAKGFRYSYDMLGEAAITEEDAQRYYASYEQSIHAIGKAAHGRGIYEGPGISIKLSALHPRYSRAQQERVMSELLPRVKALALLARRYDIGLNIDAEEADRLELSLDLLEALCFDADLAGWNGIGFVVQAYQKRCPYVIDFIVDLARRSRHRVMVRLVKGAYWDSEIKRAQLDGLEGYPVYTRKIYTDVSYLACAKKLLAAPDAIYPQFATHNAQTLATIYHLAGANYYPGQYEFQCLHGMGEPLYEEVTGAVADGKLSRPCRVYAPVGTHETLLAYLVRRLLENGANTSFVNQIADEKISIDSLITDPLEAAGAVSPVGAPHDKIPLPRALFGLERDNSAGIDLANEQRLASLSAALLAGSQWGAAPLLGDDRISAGKPQFVLNPADRRDVIGTVVEADLADVEAALQHAVAAAPIWAATPVSERAAILRRTADRLEAQMPSLLGLIVREAGKTLANAVAEVREAVDFLRYYAGEIEREFNNDSHRPLGPVLAISPWNFPLAIFMGQVAAALAAGNPVIAKPAEQTPLIAFEAVKLLLDAGVPHGAVQLLPGRGETVGAALVADARIRGVLFTGSTEVARLISRTLADRLDPQGRTIPLIAETGGQNALIVDSSALPEQVVFDVLNSAFDSAGQRCSALRVLCLQEDVADKVLTMLKGAMRELTIGNPDRLATDVGPVIDVEAQQNIERHIARLRGAGFEISQLPLPDDARHGSFVPPTLIEIDTLGSLEREVFGPVLHVLRYQRDAFDALIDAINGTGYGLTFGVHSRIDETIDHVTRRIHAGNLYVNRNVVGAVVGVQPFGGEGLSGTGPKAGGPLYLSRLLSRRPQGAGALPIATESALGPLANYRNVLAAQGADNAAARCERYLAVSPLGADVTLPGPTGELNRYRLSPRGPLLCLASTTAGAQAQLAAALASGNIARFADSPAANAVIDALPAPLQAHVERVDFAEVDGSTPLGAVLFEGDSDALLELGRRIARRDGPIVPVFGLASAELDAGDDYDLLRLFSEQSVSVNTAAAGGNASLMTIA, from the coding sequence ATGGCTAATACCACGCTGGGGATCAAGGTAGACGACGCATTGCGGGCGCGGATTCGCGATGCCGCACAAACACTGGAGCGCACACCGCATTGGCTGATCAAGCAGGCGATCTACGCCTATCTGGAACGCGTCGAACAGGGCACGCGGCCGGCCGAGTTCACAGGTAACACCGCCGAAATCGACGAGGCGCAACCCGCCGCCGATGCCGCGCCAGTCCCCTTCCTCGAGTTCGCCCAGAGCATCGCGCCGCAGTCGGTGCTGCGCGCGGCGATCACCGCCGCGTGGCGCCGGCCCGAAACCGAATGCGTGCCGCTGCTGATCGAACAGGCGCGGTTACCGAACGCCCGGATGGGCGAACAGGTGCAGGCGCTGGCGCACAATCTCGTCGCCAAGCTGCGCAGCAAGCGCAAGCGCGGCGGCGTCGAGGGGCTGATCCACGAGTTCTCGCTGTCGAGCCAGGAAGGCGTGGCGCTGATGTGTCTGGCCGAAGCGCTGCTGCGCATTCCGGACAAGGCGACGCGCGACGCGCTGATCCGCGACAAGATCAGCAAGGGCGACTGGCATTCGCATCTGGGCAATTCGCCGTCGCTGTTCGTCAACGCCGCGACTTGGGGGCTGATGCTCACCGGCAAGCTCACCGCGACCAACAGCGAGGCAGGCCTTTCCAACGCGCTGACCCGGCTGATCGGCCAGGGCGGCGAACCGCTGATCCGCAAGGGCGTCGACATGGCGATGCGGCTGATGGGCGAACAGTTCGTCACCGGCGAAACGATTGCCGATGCGCTGGCCAACAGCCGCAAGTTCGAGGCCAAGGGCTTTCGCTATTCGTACGACATGCTCGGCGAGGCGGCGATCACCGAGGAAGACGCGCAGCGTTATTACGCCTCGTACGAACAATCGATCCACGCGATCGGCAAGGCCGCGCATGGTCGCGGCATTTACGAAGGCCCGGGCATCTCGATCAAGCTTTCGGCGCTGCACCCGCGCTACAGCCGCGCACAGCAGGAACGGGTGATGAGCGAGCTGCTGCCGCGCGTGAAGGCGCTGGCGCTGCTGGCGCGCCGTTACGACATCGGCCTGAACATCGACGCCGAAGAGGCCGACCGTCTGGAGCTGTCGCTCGATCTGCTCGAAGCGCTGTGCTTCGACGCCGATCTCGCCGGCTGGAACGGCATCGGTTTCGTCGTCCAGGCCTACCAGAAGCGCTGCCCCTATGTGATCGACTTCATCGTCGACCTGGCCCGCCGCAGCCGCCACCGCGTGATGGTGCGACTGGTCAAGGGCGCTTACTGGGACAGCGAGATCAAGCGCGCCCAGCTCGACGGCCTCGAGGGCTATCCGGTCTACACCCGCAAGATCTACACCGACGTCTCCTACCTGGCCTGCGCCAAGAAGCTGCTGGCCGCGCCCGATGCGATCTATCCGCAATTCGCCACCCACAACGCGCAGACGCTGGCGACGATCTACCACCTCGCCGGCGCCAACTACTATCCGGGCCAGTACGAGTTCCAGTGCCTGCACGGCATGGGCGAACCGCTGTACGAGGAAGTCACCGGTGCCGTCGCGGACGGCAAGCTCAGCCGGCCATGCCGGGTTTATGCGCCGGTCGGCACGCATGAAACGCTGCTGGCCTATCTGGTACGCCGGCTGCTGGAAAACGGCGCCAACACGTCCTTCGTCAACCAGATCGCCGACGAAAAAATCTCGATCGACAGCCTGATCACCGATCCGCTCGAAGCCGCCGGCGCGGTCAGCCCGGTCGGCGCGCCGCACGACAAGATCCCGCTGCCGCGCGCGCTGTTCGGCCTTGAGCGCGACAACTCGGCCGGGATCGATCTGGCCAACGAACAGCGGCTGGCTTCGCTGTCGGCGGCGCTGCTCGCCGGTAGTCAATGGGGCGCCGCGCCGCTGCTTGGCGACGACCGCATCAGCGCCGGCAAGCCGCAGTTCGTGCTCAACCCGGCCGATCGTCGCGATGTGATCGGCACCGTGGTCGAAGCCGACCTGGCCGACGTCGAGGCGGCGCTGCAGCACGCCGTGGCCGCCGCGCCGATCTGGGCCGCGACGCCGGTGTCCGAACGCGCGGCGATCCTGCGGCGCACCGCCGACCGGCTCGAGGCGCAGATGCCGTCGCTCTTGGGGCTGATCGTCCGCGAAGCCGGCAAGACGCTGGCCAACGCCGTCGCCGAAGTCCGCGAGGCGGTCGACTTCCTGCGCTACTACGCCGGCGAGATCGAGCGCGAATTCAACAACGACAGCCACCGCCCGCTCGGCCCGGTGCTGGCGATCAGCCCGTGGAACTTCCCGCTGGCGATCTTCATGGGCCAGGTCGCCGCGGCGCTGGCCGCCGGCAACCCGGTGATCGCCAAGCCGGCCGAACAGACGCCGCTGATCGCCTTCGAGGCCGTGAAGCTGCTGCTTGATGCCGGCGTGCCGCACGGCGCGGTGCAATTGCTGCCGGGCCGAGGCGAAACCGTCGGCGCGGCACTGGTTGCCGATGCGCGCATCCGCGGCGTGCTGTTCACCGGTTCGACCGAGGTCGCCCGGCTGATTTCACGGACACTGGCCGACCGGCTCGACCCGCAAGGCCGGACGATTCCGCTGATCGCCGAAACCGGCGGCCAGAACGCGCTGATCGTCGATTCGTCGGCGCTGCCGGAACAGGTGGTGTTCGACGTACTGAACTCGGCCTTCGATTCGGCCGGCCAGCGCTGCTCGGCGCTGCGCGTGCTCTGCCTACAGGAAGACGTCGCCGACAAGGTGCTGACGATGCTCAAGGGCGCGATGCGCGAGCTGACCATCGGCAATCCGGACCGGCTGGCGACCGACGTCGGCCCGGTGATCGACGTCGAGGCGCAGCAGAACATCGAGCGCCATATCGCCAGACTGCGCGGCGCCGGCTTCGAAATCAGCCAGTTGCCGCTACCCGACGACGCGCGCCACGGCAGCTTCGTGCCGCCGACGCTGATCGAAATTGACACACTGGGCTCGCTCGAACGCGAGGTGTTCGGCCCGGTGCTGCACGTGCTGCGCTACCAGCGCGATGCGTTTGATGCGCTGATCGACGCCATCAACGGCACCGGCTACGGCCTGACCTTCGGCGTGCATAGCCGCATCGACGAAACCATAGACCACGTCACCCGCCGCATCCACGCCGGCAACCTGTATGTAAACCGCAACGTCGTCGGCGCCGTGGTCGGCGTCCAGCCCTTCGGTGGCGAAGGCCTGTCGGGCACCGGGCCCAAGGCCGGCGGCCCGCTCTACCTGTCGAGACTGCTGTCGCGCCGCCCGCAAGGCGCCGGTGCACTCCCCATTGCCACCGAATCGGCGTTGGGCCCACTTGCGAATTACCGCAATGTACTCGCCGCGCAGGGTGCCGATAATGCCGCGGCCCGCTGCGAGCGCTATCTGGCGGTATCGCCGCTCGGTGCCGACGTGACGCTGCCCGGCCCGACCGGCGAGCTGAACCGCTACCGGCTGAGCCCGCGCGGGCCGCTGCTGTGTCTGGCATCGACGACGGCCGGCGCGCAGGCGCAGCTGGCAGCGGCGCTGGCGAGCGGCAACATCGCCCGCTTTGCTGACAGCCCCGCCGCAAATGCGGTGATCGATGCGCTGCCGGCGCCGTTGCAGGCGCACGTCGAACGCGTCGATTTCGCCGAGGTCGACGGCAGCACCCCGCTCGGCGCGGTGCTGTTCGAGGGCGACAGCGACGCGCTGCTCGAACTCGGCCGCCGGATCGCTCGCCGCGACGGCCCCATCGTCCCGGTGTTCGGGCTGGCCAGCGCCGAACTCGACGCCGGTGACGACTACGACCTGCTCCGGCTGTTTTCCGAGCAGTCGGTCAGCGTCAACACCGCCGCCGCCGGAGGGAATGCCAGCCTGATGACGATCGCCTAG
- the kdpC gene encoding potassium-transporting ATPase subunit KdpC — protein MNTQLRPAITIFVLLTALTGVIYPALVTGAAQVAFPHQANGSVIVKDGKAIGSELIGQNFTEPKYFWGRPSATGPMAYNGGASSGSNLGPTNPALVDAAKARVATLKAADPGNAAPVPVDLVTASASGLDPDISPEAAAYQIGRVAKARNLSIPQVEALVAANTAGRQWGVFGEARVNVLKLNLALDALGQK, from the coding sequence ATGAACACCCAACTTCGCCCCGCGATCACGATCTTCGTGCTGCTCACCGCGCTCACCGGCGTGATCTACCCGGCTCTGGTCACCGGCGCAGCGCAAGTCGCGTTTCCGCATCAGGCCAATGGCAGCGTCATCGTCAAAGATGGCAAGGCGATCGGCTCCGAACTGATCGGCCAGAACTTCACCGAGCCCAAGTATTTCTGGGGCCGCCCATCGGCCACCGGCCCGATGGCGTACAACGGCGGCGCATCGAGCGGCAGCAACCTCGGCCCGACCAACCCGGCGCTGGTCGATGCAGCGAAAGCCCGCGTCGCCACACTCAAGGCCGCCGATCCGGGCAACGCCGCGCCGGTACCGGTCGACCTGGTCACCGCCTCGGCCAGCGGCCTCGACCCGGACATCAGCCCGGAAGCCGCCGCCTACCAGATCGGCCGCGTCGCCAAGGCCCGCAACCTGTCGATTCCGCAAGTTGAAGCGCTGGTCGCTGCCAATACCGCTGGCCGCCAATGGGGCGTGTTCGGCGAAGCGCGCGTCAATGTCCTGAAGCTGAACCTCGCACTCGACGCGCTCGGCCAGAAGTAA
- the kdpB gene encoding potassium-transporting ATPase subunit KdpB, with translation MTKRFETPIPDQVEAGSDEHVNVGVRKLPLFDAKLLTPAIVDAFKKLAPQVQWRNPVMFVVYVGSILTTVLFGQALFGTGEAPAGFIGAIAAWLWFTVLFANFAEALAEGRSKAQAAALRNTKKNVVAKKLKSAQRGGYELIDSPSLRKGDFILIEAGDTIPADGEVVDGVASVDESAITGESAPVIRESGGDFSAVTGGTRVLSDWIVVRVSVNPGEAFLDRMIAMVEGAKRQKTPNEIALTILLVALTIVFLVVTVTLLPFSHYSVSVAGAGTPITITALIALLVCLIPTTIGALLSAIGVAGMSRMMQANVIATSGRAVEAAGDVDVLLLDKTGTITLGNRQAASFIAAPGVTEQQLADAAQLASLADETPEGRSIVVLAKQRFALRGRELAAHSAQFVPFTAQTRMSGVDYDGRQIRKGALDAVRRHVAEIGGTFPDAVTKAADDVARRGATPLVVTDGTKVLGVVELKDIVKGGIKERFAELRSMGIKTVMITGDNPLTAAAIAAEAGVDDFLAEATPEDKLKLIRDHQAEGRLVAMTGDGTNDAPALAQADVAVAMNTGTQAAKEAGNMVDLDSNPTKLIEIVEIGKQMLMTRGSLTTFSVANDIAKYFAIIPAAFATTYPQLGALNVMGLHSPASAILSAVIFNAIIIVFLIPLALKGVPYRAQSAAQLLRNNMLVYGLGGLIVPFVGIKLIDLLLVALNLA, from the coding sequence ATGACCAAAAGATTTGAAACACCGATTCCGGATCAGGTCGAAGCCGGCTCGGACGAACACGTGAACGTCGGCGTGCGCAAGCTGCCGCTGTTCGATGCCAAGCTGCTCACGCCGGCGATCGTCGACGCATTCAAGAAGCTGGCGCCGCAGGTGCAATGGCGCAACCCGGTGATGTTCGTCGTTTACGTCGGCAGCATCCTCACCACCGTGCTGTTTGGCCAGGCCTTGTTCGGCACCGGTGAAGCGCCGGCTGGCTTTATCGGCGCCATCGCCGCTTGGCTGTGGTTTACCGTGCTGTTCGCCAACTTCGCCGAAGCACTGGCCGAGGGCCGCAGCAAGGCGCAAGCCGCGGCGCTGCGCAACACCAAGAAGAACGTTGTCGCCAAGAAGCTCAAGAGCGCCCAGCGCGGCGGTTATGAGCTGATCGACAGCCCCAGCCTGCGCAAAGGCGATTTCATCCTGATCGAAGCCGGCGACACGATCCCGGCCGACGGCGAAGTCGTCGATGGCGTCGCCTCGGTCGACGAATCGGCGATCACCGGCGAATCGGCCCCGGTGATCCGCGAATCGGGCGGCGACTTTTCGGCCGTCACCGGCGGCACCCGCGTGCTGTCGGACTGGATCGTCGTGCGCGTGTCGGTCAACCCGGGCGAGGCTTTCCTCGACCGGATGATCGCCATGGTCGAGGGTGCCAAGCGCCAGAAGACGCCGAACGAGATCGCGCTGACGATTTTGCTGGTCGCGCTGACCATCGTCTTCCTCGTCGTCACCGTCACCTTGCTGCCGTTCTCGCACTACAGCGTTTCGGTCGCCGGCGCCGGCACGCCGATCACCATCACCGCGCTGATCGCCCTGCTGGTTTGCCTGATCCCGACCACCATCGGCGCGCTGCTGTCGGCCATCGGCGTCGCCGGCATGAGCCGGATGATGCAGGCCAATGTGATCGCCACCTCGGGCCGTGCGGTTGAAGCCGCCGGCGACGTCGACGTGCTGCTGCTCGACAAGACCGGCACCATCACGCTCGGCAACCGTCAGGCCGCCAGCTTCATCGCCGCACCGGGCGTCACCGAGCAGCAACTGGCCGACGCCGCACAACTGGCGTCGCTGGCCGATGAAACACCGGAAGGCCGCTCTATCGTCGTGCTCGCCAAACAGCGCTTTGCGCTGCGCGGCCGCGAACTCGCCGCCCACAGCGCCCAGTTCGTGCCGTTTACCGCGCAGACACGGATGAGCGGTGTCGACTACGACGGCCGGCAGATCCGCAAGGGCGCGCTCGACGCGGTGCGCCGCCATGTGGCCGAGATCGGCGGCACCTTCCCCGATGCCGTGACCAAGGCCGCCGACGACGTCGCCCGCCGTGGCGCCACGCCGCTGGTCGTCACCGACGGCACCAAGGTGCTCGGCGTGGTCGAGCTGAAAGACATCGTCAAGGGTGGCATCAAGGAGCGCTTCGCCGAGCTGCGCAGCATGGGCATCAAGACGGTGATGATCACCGGCGACAACCCGTTGACCGCCGCCGCGATTGCCGCCGAAGCCGGTGTCGACGACTTCCTCGCCGAAGCCACGCCCGAAGACAAGCTCAAGCTGATCCGCGATCACCAGGCCGAAGGTCGTCTGGTGGCGATGACCGGCGACGGCACCAACGACGCACCGGCGCTGGCGCAGGCCGACGTGGCGGTGGCGATGAACACCGGCACGCAGGCCGCCAAAGAGGCCGGCAATATGGTCGACCTCGACAGCAACCCGACCAAGCTGATCGAGATCGTCGAGATCGGCAAGCAGATGCTGATGACCCGCGGCTCGCTGACCACCTTCTCGGTGGCCAACGATATCGCCAAGTACTTCGCCATCATCCCGGCCGCCTTCGCCACCACCTACCCGCAACTGGGCGCGCTCAACGTCATGGGCCTGCACAGCCCGGCGTCGGCGATCCTGTCGGCGGTGATCTTCAACGCGATCATCATCGTTTTCCTGATCCCGCTGGCGCTGAAGGGCGTGCCCTACCGCGCGCAATCGGCGGCCCAGCTGCTGCGCAACAACATGCTGGTTTACGGCCTCGGCGGCCTGATCGTCCCGTTCGTCGGCATCAAGCTGATCGATCTGCTGCTCGTCGCACTGAACCTGGCCTGA
- the kdpA gene encoding potassium-transporting ATPase subunit KdpA: MNINAFAQLAIYLAVLFILAWPLSSYLTRIVRGEHVGLSRLLAPFERLCYRIAGVKAETETGWKSYAIGLVLFNLVGLIAVYALQRLQGVLPFNPQGFGAVSPDSSFNTAISFVANTNWQGYGGEATMSYLTQMLALAVQNFLSAATGIAVVIALIRGFARKSANVIGNVWADLTRVTLYLLVPLSLVLALLLVGQGVIQNFSPYAEAHTVQVTTFQQPKLDAQGVAIKDDKGNAVMADVTTGTQVLPMGPVASQEAIKMLGTNGGGFFNANSAHPYENPTPFSNFLQMLAIFLIPTALCFAFGRMVSDKRQGVAVLAAMTLIFVVAYGAIVWAELAGNPALQHAGAVSSINMEGKETRFGIVASSLFATITTAASCGAVNAMHDSFTPLGGMVPMALMQLGEVVFGGVGSGLYGMLVYAILAVFIAGLMVGRTPEYLGKKIESFEMKMTAIAILATPILVLSGTAIAVMVSAGKAGVLNPQAHGFSEILYAFSSAANNNGSAFAGLSANTPFYNVMLGLAMWFGRFAIIVPVLAMAGSLATKQRLAVTAGTLPTHGPLFVVLLVGAVLLVGALNYIPGLALGPIVEHLQMNANQIQP, from the coding sequence ATGAACATCAATGCTTTTGCGCAGCTCGCGATCTACCTCGCGGTGCTGTTTATCCTTGCCTGGCCGCTATCGAGCTATCTCACGCGCATCGTGCGCGGCGAGCACGTCGGCTTGAGCCGGCTGCTCGCGCCGTTCGAGCGGCTTTGTTACCGCATCGCCGGGGTCAAGGCCGAGACGGAGACCGGCTGGAAATCGTATGCGATCGGGCTGGTGCTGTTCAATCTGGTCGGCCTGATCGCCGTTTATGCGCTGCAACGTCTGCAGGGCGTGCTGCCGTTCAATCCGCAAGGTTTCGGCGCGGTCAGCCCGGATTCGTCGTTCAACACCGCGATCTCCTTCGTTGCCAATACCAACTGGCAGGGTTACGGCGGCGAGGCGACGATGAGCTATCTGACCCAGATGCTCGCGCTGGCGGTGCAAAACTTCCTCTCGGCCGCGACCGGCATCGCCGTAGTGATCGCCTTGATTCGTGGCTTTGCGCGCAAGAGCGCCAATGTGATCGGCAACGTCTGGGCCGACCTGACCCGCGTGACGCTGTATCTGCTGGTGCCGCTGTCCTTGGTACTGGCGCTGCTGCTCGTTGGCCAGGGCGTGATCCAGAACTTCAGCCCGTATGCCGAAGCGCACACGGTGCAGGTCACCACCTTCCAGCAACCCAAGCTCGACGCGCAAGGCGTGGCGATCAAGGACGACAAGGGCAACGCCGTCATGGCCGATGTGACCACCGGCACGCAAGTGCTGCCGATGGGTCCGGTCGCCTCGCAAGAAGCGATCAAGATGCTCGGCACCAATGGTGGCGGTTTCTTCAACGCCAACTCGGCGCACCCGTATGAGAACCCGACGCCGTTCAGCAACTTCCTGCAGATGCTGGCGATCTTCCTGATCCCGACCGCGCTGTGCTTCGCCTTCGGCCGTATGGTCAGTGACAAGCGCCAGGGCGTAGCGGTGCTCGCGGCGATGACGCTGATCTTCGTTGTCGCCTACGGCGCCATCGTCTGGGCCGAACTCGCGGGCAACCCGGCGCTGCAACATGCCGGCGCGGTCAGCAGCATCAATATGGAAGGCAAGGAGACACGCTTCGGCATCGTCGCGTCCAGCCTGTTTGCGACGATCACCACCGCGGCATCGTGCGGTGCGGTCAATGCGATGCACGATTCGTTCACCCCGCTCGGTGGCATGGTGCCGATGGCGCTGATGCAGCTCGGTGAAGTGGTGTTCGGCGGCGTCGGCTCGGGCCTGTACGGCATGCTGGTGTACGCGATCCTCGCGGTGTTCATCGCCGGGCTGATGGTCGGGCGCACACCGGAATACCTTGGCAAGAAGATCGAATCGTTCGAGATGAAGATGACCGCGATCGCCATCCTCGCCACACCGATTCTCGTGCTCTCGGGCACGGCCATCGCGGTAATGGTGAGCGCGGGCAAGGCCGGCGTGCTGAATCCGCAAGCGCACGGCTTCTCGGAAATCCTCTACGCGTTTTCGAGCGCGGCCAACAACAACGGCTCCGCCTTTGCCGGGCTGTCGGCCAACACGCCGTTCTACAACGTGATGCTCGGTCTGGCGATGTGGTTCGGCCGCTTCGCGATCATCGTGCCGGTACTGGCGATGGCGGGTTCGCTCGCCACCAAGCAGCGCCTCGCGGTGACCGCCGGCACGCTGCCGACGCACGGCCCGCTGTTTGTGGTGCTGTTGGTCGGCGCGGTGCTACTGGTTGGCGCGCTCAATTACATCCCGGGCCTGGCATTGGGTCCGATTGTCGAACACCTGCAAATGAACGCGAACCAGATCCAACCGTGA
- the kdpF gene encoding K(+)-transporting ATPase subunit F — protein sequence MNLIPLLAGGAAIALLAYLVYALFNPERF from the coding sequence ATGAACCTGATCCCGCTACTTGCAGGCGGCGCAGCGATCGCGCTGCTCGCCTACCTCGTCTACGCCCTCTTCAATCCGGAGCGTTTCTGA
- the leuA gene encoding 2-isopropylmalate synthase, translating to MLSHPARKYRAFQSVALPDRSWPDRVITAPPIWMSTDLRDGNQSLIEPMSVEKKLRMFETLVAAGFKEIEVAFPSASQTDFDFVRKLITEGRIPDDVTIEVLTQAREDLITRTFESVAGARRVIVHMYNAIAPNFRRIVFNTDRAGVKAIALAGTALVKQLASARPETEWVYQYSPEVFSGAEIDFAKEICDAVADVWQPTPQHKMIINLPATVEMSTPNTYADQIEWMSRHLARRDSIVLSVHPHNDRGCAVAAAELAVMAGADRVEGCLFGSGERTGNVDLVTLALNLYSQGVHPGLDFSDIDAIRRTAEYCTQLPVHPRHPYAGDLVFTAFSGSHQDAIKKGLAQQQADDYWEVPYLPLDPADLSRSYDAVIRVNSQSGKGGVSYLLQQEHGFDLPRRLQIEFSRAIQRESDTTGREVTAGDIYALFRREYLDRHAPWTYVRHSLEETGGDPSSNGATIEVELEHAGERRIVIGAGNGPIAAFVSAFSAGAGLNVAVNDYHEHALKGGADAEAACYIELAVNGDAAGFGVGRDRNIVAAAIKAVLSGVNRAVAAEGVAA from the coding sequence ATGCTTTCCCATCCCGCCCGTAAATACCGTGCCTTTCAATCCGTCGCCTTGCCCGATCGCAGCTGGCCAGACCGGGTGATCACCGCGCCGCCGATCTGGATGAGCACCGACCTGCGCGACGGCAACCAGTCGCTGATCGAGCCGATGAGCGTCGAGAAGAAACTGCGGATGTTCGAGACGCTGGTGGCAGCGGGTTTCAAGGAAATCGAGGTGGCGTTTCCGTCGGCGTCGCAAACGGATTTCGATTTCGTTCGCAAGCTGATTACCGAAGGGCGGATTCCCGACGACGTCACCATCGAAGTGCTGACGCAGGCGCGCGAGGATCTGATCACCCGCACCTTCGAATCGGTCGCCGGTGCGCGGCGGGTGATCGTGCATATGTATAACGCGATCGCGCCGAACTTCCGTCGCATCGTGTTCAATACCGACCGCGCCGGCGTGAAGGCGATTGCGCTCGCCGGCACCGCGCTGGTGAAACAGCTCGCCAGCGCCCGGCCGGAGACCGAATGGGTGTACCAGTACTCGCCCGAGGTGTTCTCCGGTGCCGAGATCGATTTCGCCAAGGAAATCTGCGATGCGGTGGCCGATGTCTGGCAGCCGACGCCGCAACACAAGATGATCATCAATCTGCCGGCGACGGTGGAAATGAGCACGCCGAACACCTACGCCGACCAGATCGAATGGATGAGCCGGCATCTGGCGCGGCGCGACAGCATTGTGCTGAGCGTGCACCCGCACAACGACCGTGGCTGCGCGGTGGCGGCGGCCGAACTGGCGGTGATGGCCGGCGCCGATCGGGTCGAGGGTTGTCTGTTCGGCAGCGGCGAGCGCACCGGCAATGTCGATCTGGTGACGCTGGCGCTCAACCTCTACAGCCAGGGTGTGCATCCGGGGCTGGATTTCTCCGACATCGACGCGATCCGCCGCACCGCCGAATACTGCACCCAGTTGCCGGTGCATCCGCGCCACCCCTACGCCGGCGATCTGGTGTTCACCGCGTTCTCGGGCTCGCACCAGGATGCGATCAAGAAGGGCCTCGCCCAGCAGCAGGCCGACGACTACTGGGAGGTGCCGTATCTGCCGCTCGATCCGGCCGATCTCAGCCGCAGCTACGACGCGGTGATTCGCGTCAACAGCCAGTCGGGCAAGGGCGGGGTGAGTTACCTCTTGCAGCAGGAACACGGCTTCGATCTGCCGCGCCGGCTGCAGATCGAATTCAGTCGCGCCATCCAGCGCGAATCGGATACGACCGGCCGCGAAGTCACCGCCGGTGATATCTACGCACTGTTCCGCCGCGAATACCTCGATCGCCACGCGCCGTGGACTTACGTGCGTCACAGCCTGGAAGAAACCGGTGGCGATCCGTCGTCAAACGGGGCGACGATCGAGGTCGAGCTTGAACATGCAGGCGAGCGCCGTATCGTCATCGGCGCCGGCAACGGCCCGATCGCGGCTTTTGTCAGCGCCTTCTCGGCCGGGGCAGGGCTGAATGTGGCGGTGAACGATTACCACGAACACGCGCTGAAAGGCGGTGCCGATGCCGAAGCGGCCTGCTACATCGAGCTGGCGGTGAACGGCGATGCGGCCGGTTTCGGTGTCGGCCGTGATCGCAATATCGTCGCTGCGGCGATCAAGGCGGTGCTGTCGGGCGTGAACCGGGCGGTGGCGGCCGAAGGGGTTGCGGCCTAG